A DNA window from Danio aesculapii chromosome 1, fDanAes4.1, whole genome shotgun sequence contains the following coding sequences:
- the LOC130221757 gene encoding microfibril-associated glycoprotein 4-like, translating to MALFWFFAALVSVALAYREGQMEHRSRPSDCSDIHRSGERSSRTHTIHIDDSPVHVDCHMVSEGREEEHGGWTVIQKRMDGSLNFYRPWREYKRGFGTAEGEHWLGLDHIHHMTRHRRYMLRVDMEDFNGRKGSAHYSSFSVGSEEDGYKLHVSGFRDGGAGDSLSSHNHQKFSTFDKDQDDYKKNCAREFLGGFWYKKCHHANPNGVYLWGHDRTHYAIGVCWWSWDHNYFNSLKHISMKIKRIY from the exons ATGGCA CTGTTCTGGTTTTTTGCAGCTCTTGTCTCTGTTGCTCTGGCCTACAGAGAAGGTCAAATGGAGCACAGATCCAGGCCATCTGACTGTTCTGACATCCATAGATCAGGAGAAAGGTCCAGTAGGACTCACACCATTCATATAGACGACAGTCCCGTCCATGTTGACTGTCATATGGTATCAGAAGGTAGAGAGGAAGAGCACGGAGGATGGACG GTGATTCAGAAGAGGATGGACGGCAGTCTGAATTTCTATCGGCCGTGGAGAGAGTACAAGAGAGGATTCGGGACTGCGGAGGGTGAACACTGGCTGG gtcTGGATCACATCCACCACATGACACGCCACAGGAGGTACATGTTGAGAGTGGATATGGAGGACTTCAATGGAAGGAAAGGTTCCGCTCATTACTCGTCCTTCTCTGTGGGATCTGAAGAAGACGGCTATAAACTGCACGTTTCAGGATTCAGGGATGGAGGAGCAG GCGACTCTCTGTCTTCCCACAACCATCAGAAGTTCTCCACCTTTGACAAAGACCAAGACGATTACAAAAAGAACTGCGCCAGAGAGTTTCTGGGGGGATTCTGGTATAAAAAGTGTCACCATGCAAACCCCAACGGTGTGTATTTATGGGGGCACGATCGCACCCATTACGCTATCGGTGTGTGTTGGTGGAGCTGGGATCACAATTACTTCAACAGCTTGAAACACATCTCCATGAAGATCAAACGCATATACTAG
- the mfap4.4 gene encoding LOW QUALITY PROTEIN: microfibril-associated glycoprotein 4 (The sequence of the model RefSeq protein was modified relative to this genomic sequence to represent the inferred CDS: substituted 1 base at 1 genomic stop codon), giving the protein MXLIWILAALVSAALASDCRFMQFDCSDIYNSGESLSGAYTIYPAGDAPVWVYCQMVSEGKDEDNGGWTVIQRRMDGSVNFYRPWREYKRGFGNVEGEYWLGLENLYQLTRHKKYMLRVDLEDFEGRRGFAQYSSFSVGCECEGYKLQVSGFTDGGAGDSLYLHNEMKFSTFDKDQDTHERNCAKGHLGAFWYAGCHHTNPNGVYLWEDDATHKAIGVTWYSWKDIYDMSLKYISMKIKHLS; this is encoded by the exons ATGTAGCTGATCTGGATTTTGGCAGCTCTTGTCTCTGCTGCTTTGGCCAGTGACTGTAGATTCATGCAGTTCGACTGTTCTGACATCTACAACTCAGGAGAGTCTCTCAGCGGGGCTTACACCATCTATCCAGCCGGTGACGCTCCTGTCTGGGTTTACTGTCAGATGGTCTCAGAAGGGAAAGATGAAGACAACGGAGGATGGACG GTGATTCAGAGGAGGATGGACGGCAGTGTGAATTTCTATCGGCCGTGGAGAGAGTACAAGAGAGGATTCGGGAATGTGGAGGGAGAATACTGGCTGG ggcTGGAGAACCTCTACCAGTTGACACGCCATAAGAAGTACATGCTGAGAGTGGATCTGGAGGACTTTGAAGGTAGGAGAGGTTTCGCTCAGTACTCGTCCTTCTCTGTGGGTTGTGAATGTGAAGGGTATAAACTGCAGGTTTCTGGATTCACTGATGGAGGAGCAG GCGACTCTCTGTACCTCCACAATGAGATGAAGTTCTCCACTTTTGACAAAGACCAAGACACTCATGAAAGGAACTGCGCCAAAGGACATCTCGGGGCATTTTGGTACGCAGGCTGTCACCATACAAACCCCAATGGTGTGTATTTATGGGAAGATGATGCCACTCATAAGGCCATAGGTGTTACTTGGTACAGCTGGAAAGACATTTATGATATGAGTTTGAAATACATCAGCATGAAGATCAAACATCTGTCATAG